Below is a window of Mus caroli chromosome 2, CAROLI_EIJ_v1.1, whole genome shotgun sequence DNA.
TGAACAGAGTGGCACAGGGTTGTCTTTGGATCCACACTCTGTAAGCTCCTCTTTGTGATTTCTGCCTGGAGAGCCTCGGCCGAGGAGCAGAACCGCCCTGAACTTCAGTTTCCTCGTCTGCTGAAACCTTGTAAGGTTGTTCTGAGGCACTTGCACAGCACACACGTGAGAATGCTCAACAAGGTGCTGGTCGGCCCTTTCAGCTTTTCTAAGCAGATCCAGTAGCTCTTCAAACTTTAATGAGGAGCAGTGCATTgctcttcttgtttgtttcaaTCTCTGAgtcagcggttctcagccttcctaatgctgcgccCTTTcatgcagttcctcatgctgtggtgaccccccaaccatacaattattttgagGCTGCTTCATAacaaattttgctactgttgtgactTGTAAATGTCTGCTCTGCAGAGGGTCTGATGTGTGACATGTTGAGAATCACtattctgtccctctctctgagGGCGTTAGCTGTACTGCGGTGCTCGAGATTGAGCCCAGGCCATGCTTGCCCTGCCATTGGCTTATGCCCTCAGTCTTAATCAAGTTAAATGTTCTCTCAAAGACCTATGTCGGGCATGATGGCATctacctttatcccagcactcaggaggcagagttacaggcagtcagATTTTTGGGCTCGAGGCcggcatggtctacagagtgagttccagggcagccagggctgcacagagaaaaactgtctcaaaaaacaaacaaacaaaaaaatttttttgagaccaAACCATTGGCCAAGTGGTTCTTAGGACAGATGCCCAGGCTAACAGTCATGTGTCTTCAGCCTTCAGCCGTTGGGACACAAAGCTCACAgtagagaatgaatgaatgaatgaatgaagtaatCTTACAGTGTTTCAGGTAACTTCACGGTTCTGTGTTGGATGTTGGGAGTAACCTGTGGAGCATGTGCCCTGCAGGCTGTAAGGTGTACACACCTGGAAGTGGAAGGAATGTGTTAGTTTCTGTGACATACAAAGAAACCACCTGCAGCCTGTGGAGATGGCACTGGAGCACCCCTGCTGTATGAGGGAGTACGTTCACAAGCATGCAGATAAATGCAGCTTCCCTGGTCCAGCACAAGCCAGCTGTTCCTTCTGCTCGAACCTGCTGGGCTGCCTTTCTGAGACTGTAAGGGGAAGGAGCCTGGGTTTGAGTGGGGAGATGCACTTTGGTCCTAGCTCTGCCACAGATAGATCGTCTTATTGAATCACTTGTCAACGATCTATTTCTATACAGGCTGGGAGCTAAGAAAGCAGATACCATCAATCTGACCCAGTGGTCAAACTCCAGATTCAGTCGTGTTGTGTGTTTCCTATTATAGAGAATGGAGTACTGGCCGTCTCTAGGCATGTGGCTCTCGGGTTTTGTTCACTTGACTTCCAGACAGAAATTCCTGCTCAGAGCTCCGCTGCCATCTTACTTTCAGAGCAGAACAGTTTACAGGATGGTTGGCTTTTGTGTGGCATAGCATCTTAACCCAAACTCATCTAGTATTTGCTAtggtcaattctttttttttttttttttttNNNNNNNNNNNNNNNNNNNNNNNNNNNNNNNNNNNNNNNNctcactttgtagaccaggctggcctcgaactcagaaatccgcctgcctctgcctcccgagtgctgggattaaaggcgtgcgccaccacgcccagccgcTATGGTCAATTCTTATTCTTGTTATTTAGTTGGTATGGGGTGGTGTTTTATAATAATTTGCAGGGTTTTTTGGATGTGATACCTGCTTTACTAATCTGTTAGGCTTCTGTGTGTGCTAGGCCTGTTCACTCCTCACAGTGAACATAGCAGGGAAGCGAAGCCTCTCACCTCTGTCTGTGAGCTGTCGTTTGACCCCAGAACTTGTTCTTACTCTGATATGTATGGTTGCCAGAGAGTTTAAGCTTGTGTTTGCAtgcttcttcctgtctccttgtgAGGTGTGTGAACTTTGTGTGTTTCCTTAGAGAATTGAATGTGCCCCTGGGTAGAAGATGTCAGTCATTAGCTGTCTTACAGAGACTACAGCTGAGGCGAGTACAGTGCACTTGGGAGGAAGGCTCTGTGTCCTGTCTAacgccatgccatgccatgccatgccgtGCACTCAAGCCCGTCTTCTTCCCTCTAGCCGCCCTGCAGGCTCTGAAGCGCAAGAAGAGGTATGAGAAGCAGCTGGCACAGATTGATGGCACCCTGTCAACCATCGAGTTCCAGCGGGAGGCCCTAGAGAACGCCAACACCAACACGGAGGTGCTCAAGAACATGGGCTATGCTGCCAAGGCCATGAAGGCTGCCCACGATAACATGTATGTGCCGCTGCTGGGGTTGTGGCCTTGGCCGTGGCTGGTTGCTGTGTTTGTCACCGTCTCTGGAGTTTGAGTGGATGTGTCTGCCTCCGCTATTTCCATACAGAGCTTGGGAAAGGAAAGCTGTCTGCTTGTTTCAGCTAATTCTAGGTTATTGTGGTAGGCAGTTGGGAATGTCCTGAGAAGGTCTTCTCGGCCACCTCTGTCCGTCATACTGCAGAAGCCTGTGTCCCAGAGAGGGAAGCCACTGTTCTGAGTGTGGACAGGACTGGGCCCTGGCATGTGAGCCTCCTCCCAGGGCTTTTTATATGTTCTTAGTCTATTCTGGGGCTGTGACTGTCCTGTGCTCCTGCGCTCCacagtccttccttccctgtggaTGGTTGCTTCTCATGCAGCTGGCCTGAGGACCAGAGACCCAGCCTGGTTCTACTTGCAAAAGGCAGGGGTCTCTCTATGAAAAACTGCACTTGTTATAGCTTTTGACACTTCAGCCAGCACAGAGGGGCCCttggagcacttgctgctttggCATGCCGTAGCACCAGGATCTGCTGGACACAGCCTCATGCCTGCCCGTAGCAACTGCCCTTCCCTTACATATGCTCCAAAGCGGAGTCGAGCGTTTGTTAGCAGTCTCTATGAACCACGTTCATAGTAACTGGAAGAACTTGATGCTCTTTGCTCTAGGAACAGGGGGTGCAGGAGCATTGCCCTCCTCCATAAGTGAGGCGTGGGATGTGCTGCTCAGGCCACGGCCTTGTCCCTTTAGTTGTGTTTTCCCGGACATTTAACACGAAAGATATTAAGAGTGTGTATGTTTTGAAGTATACAGACCATCCTGAATAACTGTGTGTGACCCAGTGTATAAAACGTTTGCCTTGCCTTTGGGACTTAATACACTGCTGTTCAGGTGACTACATTTTCTAGTTTGCCCTCCTGTCCAGAGTTGCTTTGGGGGTTGAAGATGAGGTCTTGGTGCAGGAGTTAAAAGTTGTCACCCTATTTGGAACTTGAGTGGATGTGTGTTTATCTGATGTGTTTACAAATCCTggtgtgtggggggcgggggggagaggggatggcTTTGATGCCACCTGGCTGCTAAGCCTACTTTCCTTGGGCGTTGGACTAAGTGATGGTTAAGGACACTTCCATCTGCCTGATTCTcaattttacatttactttgactgtgggggaggggtgtgtgtcaggggacagctttgtggagtcagttctttcttccacctttatgtgggctcTAGAATAAGAACTGATCACCCGGCTTGCACTGCAAGCACAtaactgactgagctgtctcaccagctcTTGAGTCCCAGTTttaaagggaaggaggaaggcaggaataACAGGCCATGTCCAGAGGAGACTTGCTACTGTGTGCTGAGAAGCAGATGGTATGCAGCGGGTTCGCGCTGGGCTGGGAGCAGCCCTAGGTAAGATGATAACTTGTTCCTTTATTTCAAGGGACATTGATAAGGTGGATGAGTTAATGCAGGACATTGCTGACCAGCAAGAACTTGCAGAGGAGATTTCCACAGCTATCTCCAAACCTGTGGGCTTTGGAGAGGAGTTCGACGAGGTGAGTGACTCCAGGAAGGCCACCTGCATCTCTGGGTGGCAGACTTCATGCTCAGATACAACAGACAGCCCAGTGTGCACATCCTCGGggtctgggtttgtttgtttaggttttttgattcaaggtttctgtgtgtagccctggctgtcctggcactcattctgtaaacttggctggcctcgaactcacagacatctgcctgcctccgcctcccaagtgctagagaCTAAAGActtatgccaccaccacctggctggattctggattttaaaacaacaacaaaaaaaattaatgtattttatgcttggcatggtggcacatgtgtttaatcctagaactcaggaggcagaggccaaagTGGtctctacatagagttccagggcATTCAGAGtgacagtgagaccctgtctagaagaggaggaggaggaggaggagaaggaggaggaggaggaagaggaagaggaggaggaggaagagagagagagaaattttattttatgtttatggctattctgcctgcatgtgtatctgtatataatTTACATGCCCcgaaggctagaagagggtgtcagcacccacttggtggccaGCAACTCTCAgtaactccagccctaggggatctgatgccttctactgggggcactgcatgcacacggtgcacagacaCAAATGCTGCAAAtctcagggcaggaagacagctCTGAACCACAGAGCTTGGGCAAGCTTTTCAAAAGGTACACAAGGCTGAATACATCACTCAGTGCAAAACGCTTGCCTAGCACATGCGTGGTCCTGGGTCCAGCACCTGGTATTTCtcttgagaaggaaggaaagaaaagatacaatTCACTCTCTTAAGAAGCTCATGGCCAGGACCCCAGATGTATACGCACACCAGGGATCCCCTCAGAAGGTTCACAGGGCATCAAGGGGCCGAGTGGCTGCAGGGAGAGTCCCAGCAGGTTCACAGGGCATCAAGGGGCCAGATGGCTGCAGGGAGAGTCCCAGCAGGTTCACAGGGCATCAAGGGGCCAGATGGCTGCAGGGAGAGTCCCAGCAGGTTCACAGGGCATCAAGGGACCTGATGGCTGCAGGGAGTAGGGAGAGTCCCAGCAGGTTGACAGGGCATCAAGGGGAGGTGTGGCTGCAGGGAGAGTCCCAGCAGGTTCACAGGGCATCAGGGGCCAAGTGGCTGCAGTCCCAGCACACTTCCTTTTGCAGGATGAGCTCATGGCAGAGTTGGAGGAACTTGAACAAGAGGAGTTGGACAAGAATTTGTTGGAGATCAGTGGGCCCGAAACAGTCCCTCTACCAAA
It encodes the following:
- the Chmp4b gene encoding charged multivesicular body protein 4b, producing MSVFGKLFGAGGGKAGKGGPTPQEAIQRLRDTEEMLSKKQEFLEKKIEQELTAAKKHGTKNKRAALQALKRKKRYEKQLAQIDGTLSTIEFQREALENANTNTEVLKNMGYAAKAMKAAHDNMDIDKVDELMQDIADQQELAEEISTAISKPVGFGEEFDEDELMAELEELEQEELDKNLLEISGPETVPLPNVPSVALPSKPAKKKEEEDDDMKELENWAGSM